The Methanocalculus alkaliphilus region GCCTTGGATATAGCCGTGAGGAACTCCTTCGACGTTCGCCTGCTGATATCGTCCCCCCGGAGAGGGTCGGTGAGGTGCTTGGCATTGTGAAACAGCTCCTCATCAGGGATCATCTCAGGTTTGAGACCGAGCATGTCAGATCGAATGGGTCGCGGTTCCCTGTCGAGATCAATGCCCATCGGATAGTACTGGGTGATCAGGTTGCCATCCTCTCTATTGCACGGGATATTTCGGAGAGGAGAAGGAGCGAAGATATACAGAAGAGGGCACTTCTGCAGATTGAAGAGAATATCGAGCAGTTTGCCATCCTTGGAGATCATATCCGAAATCCCCTTGGGGCACTCATCGGCTATGCAGAATTCTGTGATCAGACGTATCTTGGAAAGATCCATGAACAGGCGGCTCTGATCCGGGGGTATCTTGATCAGCTTGATCATGGGTGGATCGAGTCGGAGAAGGTGCGGGAGTTTATCCGGCGCCATTACCGGTAGAGATAAGATGATAATACTTTTTGCGTTCTTCCAATTCAATTAATCAAATATTATTATTAACATTATATATAAATAACTGACCACCAATTATGAAACTATGGTTGGGCAGGTGCACCGCCCTTGCTCCAACGAAGTGATCCAAGGTGAACATATGACAAAGATGAAGAA contains the following coding sequences:
- a CDS encoding PAS domain S-box protein; this encodes MTGHQYLHQLDDGILITTRDGTILSANPAFRRLIRGDWELPGDLASFIPSLPIPLATERDDLKDKIILAIQNGSPVRNLEIHLVRPDGGEEWVELSMKRTTDEHLIWIFRRITRWKRAEGVLREREERYRLLFHGGNDAVVVYRLTPEGYPEEFIEANEIAYGRLGYSREELLRRSPADIVPPERVGEVLGIVKQLLIRDHLRFETEHVRSNGSRFPVEINAHRIVLGDQVAILSIARDISERRRSEDIQKRALLQIEENIEQFAILGDHIRNPLGALIGYAEFCDQTYLGKIHEQAALIRGYLDQLDHGWIESEKVREFIRRHYR